The Lolium perenne isolate Kyuss_39 chromosome 6, Kyuss_2.0, whole genome shotgun sequence genome segment GGGGTCAATGTGTTAAGAAAGTCAGGTGGGTAGTAGTTATGAGGGTCGTCCACCGCACAATCAAAGCTACGGTACACCATCTCTTGTCCTTGGAATCGATTAATCATCTTCAAATTAACCCTATCAACGCAATCATTTCGTGTCGACAAGATTGCTCTGGAGGTGATGTAGTTTGGGTCTGACATGTTAGCACCAAGGCTGGGAAAAACGCAGTCTATTAGTTTATCAAGGTCGGAGCCCTTCTTCCCAGAACATGGCACACATATCTCGTCAGGAAGACGGATGTCACCATCACCATTGGCCTCCTCCTTACCATCACCGATGCGCAGTAGGTACTCCGCAAACCAAGGGTCACTATGTGCCCTCATATTGCGTTCAAGCTTTAGGTGAGTCATGCAATCCCAAAGGTAAGACCTACGTAGCGACGCATCAATTATCTGAGCCCTCGACCCCTTACGGACAACAGGGAGGACCTGCCTGAAATCTCCACCGAACACGACCGTCTTTCCACCAAATGGCAGGTCTGGACGGCTCATTATATCGCGCATACTGTTGTCCAAAGCCTCGACTGCCTGTCTCTTTGTCATGGAAGCCTCATCCCAGATGATGAGAGAAGCCGACTGTAGGAGTTTGGCAGTACCGCTCTGTTTAGTGAAGGTGCAATACCCACCATCATCAATGCTCAGTGGTATCTTGAATCGGGAATGAGCTGTTCTCCCTCCAGGCATTATGGAAGCTGCAACACCAGATGTAGCTGTCGCTACAGCAATCTTTTTCTGACTGCGAATCGTTGCGAGCAGTGCTCTATACAGAAAAGTCTTTCCGGTACCACCAGGTCCATCCACAAAGAACACACCACCCTCATCGCCATGAACAGCAGACATAATTTTTTCATATGCGGCCTTCTGATCCGTATTAAGTGAGTCTGATAGATTTATGTCCTCCTTGTTGGGCTCAATCACAGACTCCTCGAAGATCTCCCTTTCCACACCGGTGGCGTTGTCAAATTCCTCATCAATATCAGGAAGAGGAAATGACTTTATGTCCTTCCCCATTGACTGTAGCATATTTCTGATATCTATCAAAACCTTCTGCTCAGCTAAAATATTGGATGGATCGTTGCGGCGATAGTCTTCCGACATTGCGTCAAAGTGCTTATCCCAGAGCCCGCGCACATCGCTAGGCTCGCAGAATACCAATATTGTCGCAAAGAGCCTTCGTAGAGATGAAGGCATCTCGAAGAGTGTAGATTCGGTAAGGGAGTCATCCAATGTGTTGTCCCCTTCGATCAACCCCCTTCTCTCTGCAGCTTCACGAAAGGATCCCAGTAGAATGCCATTAACCGTCTTTAGGTCATCGTAGCAGGTGGCCCCAGTGACATGGTTTAGAAGGACACGCAGGTAATAGCGATCCCCTTCCGCTGGGTGAGCTGACACAATCCTTCCAACCTGTATCCTTTTCGTAGGTGTACCATCTTTTTTTACAGCCCTTCTCTGCCAGTGTTTATCCTGCCCTTTCTTACCTTTCTGCCAAGTGTACCATTCGGGGAAATCCCTGTACAAGATACCACGGGCCTCCTCATGTAATTTGTTTGCCGCAAAGTACTCTGTAAGCATCGACTTCTCAACACCTTGACGGTTAACTACTTGTTGGATATCTTGGCCCTGTTTGAACGAAACCATGTGACAGTTTTCTAGATGGAGCTGCAGCTGCATCACAGGTGGGTGATTTTTACTCAACTCAAAGCCGTATATCCTCCACAAGGCTTCAGGGGGAGTCACCCACCTCGCATCTCTATATTGGTTGATCTCATCTATGTTCCCGTTGGTATCTGCCTTGTTAGCCTCGCTCACTGTGATAGACGCCCGATCATGCCCCTTGTATATATACTTGAATAGGTACTTAACTGCCTTTATGCTTGAGCATGCCTCGACATTGATGTGACAATTCAAGTGACGCAAAAGGTGAGGGTTGTATGGGACAACCCACCTATTATCTAGCAACTCCTTTCGAACCATCACTTTACAACCATCGTTACGTCTTCTGTATAGAGGGTATGAATCCTTTCCCTGTAAGGTAGCCGCATTGAAAGGTCGAGGGTACTGATTCTTGCAAGCAGGACGGCCCTTCGTGCATGGACAATCAGGGTTCAAAACACCACATGGGCCATGCATCATATGTTTCACTACCATCTTGTACAGTTCTGGGTACTTTATTTTATTAGGCAACTCTGCTGAGATAAGCTTGTCATACTGTTCAGGGCATGTGAGCTTGAATCTCCCCTCCATGATGAGCAAGAAGTGTGCATGTGGAAGGCCCCTCTTTTGGAACTCCACCACATACACATATGCTTTCACCTTCCCGAGGATGTCCTTGTGAAGCAACTTATTTTTGAGTTCCTCCAGTTTTGCCCTGAAGACACGCACAACAAGGTCTGGGCGATCTTGAGGTGTTTGGCCAGGGTAGAGCTCACGCTTGATCTCATCCCAGTTAGGATTGCATGTCATCGTGAGAAAGATGTCCGGCTTGCCGTACTTCCGCACCAAGGCCATAGCATCCATGTAGCGACGCCTCTTGTCACGTGGACC includes the following:
- the LOC139831905 gene encoding uncharacterized protein, producing MTKRQAVEALDNSMRDIMSRPDLPFGGKTVVFGGDFRQVLPVVRKGSRAQIIDASLRRSYLWDCMTHLKLERNMRAHSDPWFAEYLLRIGDGKEEANGDGDIRLPDEICVPCSGKKGSDLDKLIDCVFPSLGANMSDPNYITSRAILSTRNDCVDRVNLKMINRFQGQEMVYRSFDCAVDDPHNYYPPDFLNTLTPTGLPPHLLKLKINCPIILLRNIDPANGLCNGTRLVVRGFQRNVIDAEIVLGQHAGKRIFLPRIPLCPSDDEMFPFQFKRKQFPVRLSFAMTVNKAQGQTIPNAGIYLPEPVFSHGQLYVALSRSTARKNVKILVITDVDNKKTNSDESKKKRRPVNTYTKNIVWKEILTS